The following are from one region of the Baumannia cicadellinicola str. Hc (Homalodisca coagulata) genome:
- the ispF gene encoding 2-C-methyl-D-erythritol 2,4-cyclodiphosphate synthase, with amino-acid sequence MRIGHGFDVHKFDGDGPLIMGGVQIPYPQGLLSYSDGDVVLHAVTDALLGAAALGDIGQLFPDTNILFQGANSRKLLREVWQLIIAKNYRLGNLDITIIAQAPKMYPYIQQMRVYLATDLVCNIDDVNIKATTTEKLGFTGRGEGIASEAVVLLIHID; translated from the coding sequence AAATTCGATGGAGACGGCCCATTAATAATGGGGGGGGTACAAATTCCTTATCCGCAAGGTTTATTATCTTATTCTGATGGTGACGTTGTACTACACGCAGTAACTGATGCCTTACTTGGTGCTGCAGCACTAGGTGATATTGGTCAATTATTTCCAGATACAAATATATTGTTTCAAGGTGCTAATAGTCGTAAGCTACTACGTGAAGTTTGGCAACTTATTATTGCTAAAAACTATCGTTTAGGTAATCTAGATATTACTATCATTGCACAAGCACCTAAAATGTATCCGTATATTCAGCAAATGCGTGTCTACCTTGCTACCGATCTAGTCTGCAACATAGATGATGTTAACATTAAAGCAACTACAACAGAAAAATTAGGTTTTACCGGACGAGGTGAAGGTATAGCTAGCGAGGCTGTAGTATTGTTAATACATATTGATTAG